In Paenibacillus durus, the DNA window GTTTCAAGTAATGCCCTTTTCATTTCATCAAAATTGATTTCTTTTGGAAGACTTTTATTGTTTCTGCTAAAGCATAACGCCGCGAAGCTGGCGGGATTGCCTGTCCGGAAGTTGCCAGATATAATGACCGTATTCTAGCAAAGGAAAAAGGATACTTCCATCGCGTGTATGCCTGCTAGCACAGGCCGCACCGGAAATATCCTTCATCATTAGACATGGTCATTGTAACAGAGTATGCGCTGGTTGAAAAGATCCCTGGTGTTTTTCGTCAGGGGTGCGGAGGAGGTGCCCTGCCCGTGCTGCACAGAGAACCTGGAGATTATCGGTAGCCGGGAGCGGAAGGTCCGGGGTGGGGGTGGTGAGCTGCGCCAACTGGTGATTCGCAGACTCCGGTGTGCGGGATGCCGCAGGATTCACCATGAGCTCCCGGATCTACTCATTCCCTATAAACGGTACGATTCCCGTTGTATCGAACAGGCGGTCACGGAGCCGGAGGCGTCCGTGACCGCCTGCGCGGAAACCTCTACGTTACGGCGTTGGAAGGTCTGGTTTCGCGTGCTCTCTATCTACTTCATCCTCGTTCTGCAGGCGCTGGAGGCTCGGATGTCCGGCCTCGCTCCCGGGTCCCCCGAAGCTTCGGATCACCTGCGTATGACCTCCGCCCCCGCCTTTCGTCAGCAAGGACCCGGCTGGCTGGCCAGACTTGTCCGCCCCGTCGCAAACGCTCATTTGTGGGTACATACCCGTTTTGCCTATCTGTCCGCCCCGGCTCTACGGTAGACTCTCCTTGAGTTCATTTCAGGAAGGAGTTTACCGACCCATGAAAGACCAAAAGAAAGCCGAAGCCCTCGCCGCAGAGCGGATGCAGCTTCTCGCTCCCCTGCTTGCCGAAGGGCTGGACCCGGCCAAAGCCCGGGAGATGAAAGCGCAGATTTGTAAGCAAACCGGACTCTCCGAACGTACCTTGCGCCGGTATTTGGCGAGTTACCGGAGCGAAGGATTTACCGGCCTGAAGCCCAAAGGCAAAGGGCGGCAGCCCTCCGAAGAGATTCTTCCTACCGCCGTGCTCGAGCAAGCGATTCTCTTGCGCCGGGAGGTCCCCGGCCGCAGCGTCGCACAGCTCATTCAGATTTTAGAATGGGAAGGGCGGATTTCGCCGGGCCAAATTAAGCGTAGTACCCTGCAGGAGAGACTGACTGCCTGTGGCTACAGCTCGCGCCATCTGCGGATGTACGCCGAATCCGGGGTTGCCGCCAGACGCTTCCAGCAGCGCCACCGGAACCAGCTGTGGCAGTCAGACCTCAAATACGGACCGTATTTGCCCCTTGGCGAAAGCGGGACGATGAAACAGGTGTATCTGGTCGTGTTCATTGACGACGCTACAAGGTTTATTCTGCATGGGGAGTTTGTGCCGGTCATGGACCAGCGGCTGGTCGAATCGGCGTTTCGCCAAGCGATCCAGAAGTATGGGGTACCAGAAGCGGTCTATTTTGACAACGGCAAGCAGTACCGTACCCAAGCCATGACCCGGATATGTTCCAAGCTCGGAACCCGGCTGCTCTATGCGAAGCCCTACTCGCCTGAATCCAAAGGCAAGGTCGAACGGTTTAACCAAATCGTCGATTCGTTTCTGAGCGAAGTCGCCTTGGAGAAGCCGAAGACACTCGAGCAGTTGAATGAGCGCTTCGAGGTATGGCTCTCGGAGTGCTACCAGCACAAGCCCCACTCCGCCCTGCCGGACAAGCAAAGCCCGGAAACGGCGTTTCGGAGTGACAAGAAAGCACTGCGGTTCATGGACCCGGATACCTTGGCGGACGCGTTCTTGCATAGTGAAAAGCGGAAGGTCGACAAGTCGGGCTGCATTAGCTTCATGAACCGAAAGTACGAAGTGGGCCTGACGGTCATTGGCTGTACGGTCGAGGTGGTTTATGACCCGGCAGACCCCACGGAACTGACGATTGAGTATGAGGGACGAGCGCCGTGGCGGGTGCGCGAGATGGAAATCGGTCAGCGGGCGGGAACCCGTCCGGCGTTGCCGGAGCACCTGGGCGCATCTATGACCGACACGTCGAGACTGCTGGAGGCGGCAGAGCAGCGACACCAGCAGCGCAAACAGCGGGAAGCACCTGCGGTGACGTACCGCAGAGTGCAGGCGGAGGATGGCCATGTTTGAGTCCTTCTACGAGTTGCACCGTGCTCCGTTCTCCAGAGATCTTGCGGTAGACGAGTTATATGCGTCTGCGTCGCAGGAAGAAATGCTCGGGCGTCTGGCCTATGTCGCGGAACGCCAGTGGTTTGCCGTGCTCACAGGGGACTGCGGGACCGGGAAAACGACTACGATCCGGCGGTTAGCCAAGGAACTGGACGAGGCGCGCTTTAAGCTACTCTACCTGTCCGATTCGAAACTGACCCCGCGCCACTTCTACAAAGGGCTGCTGGAGCAGCTCGGCTGTGAGTCGAAATTTTACCGGGGGGATGCAAAACGGCAGTTACACCGGGAGATTGAACTCATGCGTGGGATTCACCGGCTACAGCCCGTGGTCGTGGTCGATGAAGCCCATCTGCTGGACCGGGAGATGCTGGAGGAACTGCGATTTCTACTAAATCTGAAAATGGATTCACAGAGTCCGATGGCCCTGATTCTGGTGGGGCAAAGCGAACTGTGGGACCGGCTGGGGCTGCAAGCCTATGCGGCGATCCGCCAGCGAATTGATATGCAGTGTTATCTTCCGCATATGGACCGGGCGGAAGTGGGGGCCTATATGAAGAGGCATCTGAGTGCAGCAGGTGCCGAGCATGAACTGTTTACGGAGGCGGCGATGGATGAAATCTACCGTTTTTCCAGCGGAGCCGCCCGGCTGGTGAACAAGCTCTGTACCCACGCGTTGATCTACGGCGCACAGAACAAGCACCGGATTGTGGACGACCATATGGTAAAGCGCGTGATCCAGGGAGAATTGTCATGATTCTCCCTGCTTTTCTATCCTACTGCGGACAGCATGGCCGTCAATAGCAGGACAGCTTACACCGTCAACCTCCGGTCATTATGGGTTAGCAGTAACACTTTTATTCAATTTAAGTAAGTCGATGGGTTGAAGATCATCAACACTTCTATATCTCTTTGTTTCTAAGTTAGTTCTATAACCACAGAGTTCAACCGCCATATTACGGGCTAATTCCATTTCACCTAAAGCACGCCAAAATTTACCTCTTTTAATTGCAATTGCACAATGCATAAGATAATGCCATACATCA includes these proteins:
- a CDS encoding ExeA family protein, which encodes MFESFYELHRAPFSRDLAVDELYASASQEEMLGRLAYVAERQWFAVLTGDCGTGKTTTIRRLAKELDEARFKLLYLSDSKLTPRHFYKGLLEQLGCESKFYRGDAKRQLHREIELMRGIHRLQPVVVVDEAHLLDREMLEELRFLLNLKMDSQSPMALILVGQSELWDRLGLQAYAAIRQRIDMQCYLPHMDRAEVGAYMKRHLSAAGAEHELFTEAAMDEIYRFSSGAARLVNKLCTHALIYGAQNKHRIVDDHMVKRVIQGELS
- a CDS encoding DDE-type integrase/transposase/recombinase, translating into MKDQKKAEALAAERMQLLAPLLAEGLDPAKAREMKAQICKQTGLSERTLRRYLASYRSEGFTGLKPKGKGRQPSEEILPTAVLEQAILLRREVPGRSVAQLIQILEWEGRISPGQIKRSTLQERLTACGYSSRHLRMYAESGVAARRFQQRHRNQLWQSDLKYGPYLPLGESGTMKQVYLVVFIDDATRFILHGEFVPVMDQRLVESAFRQAIQKYGVPEAVYFDNGKQYRTQAMTRICSKLGTRLLYAKPYSPESKGKVERFNQIVDSFLSEVALEKPKTLEQLNERFEVWLSECYQHKPHSALPDKQSPETAFRSDKKALRFMDPDTLADAFLHSEKRKVDKSGCISFMNRKYEVGLTVIGCTVEVVYDPADPTELTIEYEGRAPWRVREMEIGQRAGTRPALPEHLGASMTDTSRLLEAAEQRHQQRKQREAPAVTYRRVQAEDGHV
- a CDS encoding DUF6431 domain-containing protein produces the protein MKRSLVFFVRGAEEVPCPCCTENLEIIGSRERKVRGGGGELRQLVIRRLRCAGCRRIHHELPDLLIPYKRYDSRCIEQAVTEPEASVTACAETSTLRRWKVWFRVLSIYFILVLQALEARMSGLAPGSPEASDHLRMTSAPAFRQQGPGWLARLVRPVANAHLWVHTRFAYLSAPALR